From a region of the Terriglobales bacterium genome:
- a CDS encoding nuclease — translation MRPNLVRRLLALLLCAAVLLPLEFLFSWGNEGHLLISGVAARHVPKSMPLFFRTASARARIEYLGPEPDRWRFNTEPELKQSQEPDHYLNLETIAGIPLPPGRYDFYRKLEEKRAAAVAAGAKPAEVEALLPEHVGLQPYIAMEIYGRLKVAFREYRRLRREKKPTLPAEQNAVFYAGWLGHYVADASQPLHATVHYNGWTGPNPNGYTTDKKTHWNFEGQFVQNHLKDLQNIGDRLKPPVKLQHPFDDYMAYIRESNGQVKRLYQLEKTGAFKDAGTPEGVEFVRARMAAGAQMLLNLWYTAWLESAVEPPNPFAEPARPAAPGQKARASGAKPVSKGAGTASGKAGPKTPAPMKPENPGPPPK, via the coding sequence ATGCGACCCAACCTCGTGCGCCGCCTGCTGGCGCTGCTGCTGTGTGCGGCAGTGCTTCTTCCCCTCGAATTCCTCTTCAGTTGGGGCAATGAAGGACACCTGCTGATCAGCGGTGTGGCCGCGCGCCATGTCCCGAAGAGCATGCCGCTGTTCTTTCGCACGGCGTCGGCGCGGGCTCGCATCGAGTACCTGGGACCGGAGCCGGACCGGTGGCGCTTCAACACCGAGCCCGAGCTGAAGCAGTCGCAGGAGCCCGACCACTACCTGAATCTGGAAACGATCGCCGGCATACCGCTGCCGCCGGGACGCTACGACTTCTATCGCAAGCTGGAAGAGAAGCGCGCGGCCGCGGTCGCCGCCGGCGCCAAGCCGGCCGAGGTCGAGGCGCTTCTGCCCGAACACGTGGGCTTGCAGCCCTACATCGCCATGGAGATCTACGGGCGGCTGAAGGTCGCCTTCCGCGAGTATCGGCGCCTGCGCCGGGAGAAGAAACCCACGCTTCCCGCCGAGCAGAACGCCGTTTTCTACGCCGGATGGCTCGGGCACTACGTGGCCGACGCCTCGCAGCCGCTGCACGCCACCGTTCATTACAACGGCTGGACCGGCCCGAATCCCAACGGCTACACCACCGACAAGAAGACGCACTGGAACTTCGAAGGCCAGTTTGTCCAGAACCATCTCAAGGATCTCCAGAACATCGGCGATCGCCTTAAACCGCCGGTGAAGCTCCAGCATCCGTTCGACGATTACATGGCCTACATCCGCGAGTCCAACGGCCAGGTGAAACGGCTCTACCAGTTGGAAAAAACCGGCGCGTTCAAGGACGCCGGAACGCCGGAAGGCGTGGAGTTTGTCCGCGCGCGCATGGCCGCCGGCGCGCAGATGCTGCTGAACCTGTGGTACACGGCGTGGCTGGAGAGCGCGGTCGAGCCGCCGAATCCATTTGCCGAGCCCGCCAGGCCGGCCGCGCCGGGACAGAAAGCGCGCGCCAGCGGCGCCAAGCCGGTGTCTAAGGGTGCAGGCACGGCGTCTGGGAAGGCTGGGCCGAAGACGCCGGCGCCGATGAAGCCGGAAAATCCGGGGCCGCCGCCGAAGTAA
- a CDS encoding metallopeptidase TldD-related protein: protein MKKSASFAALVLCLFCLPSQFSARGAAARVAAAVDSSGPAPVLLNVMEQELKRAMGALSKADPAPYYLSYAATDKNNITIVGSHGALMSTTVRHTRMVDVSVRVAGPELDNTHGESRGSGIANALLPLNDDPDAIARVLWQTTDKEYKTAARAYLQVKTNTAVRAQEEDTSADFSREQPESRVAAVRPPPRIDVGAWEQKLRKFSAVFRAHPDVYGSSVTLVVDDTARYFVSSEGSRIVSHRPSARLIAVAETRANDGMELLRSENFDDATLDRLPSDAEVMARIEKMAGDLEKLRVAPVVEPYNGPALLSGRAAAVFFHEVLGHRVEGHRQRGIQEGQTFTKKLNQQVLPAFLSVVDDPTVQQLNGVDLSGSYDYDEEGVRARKVEVVRDGVLKDFLLSRLPIHGFENSNGHGRGEAGMMPVGRQGNLIVSSTQTLSDSQLRARFIEELKKQNKPYGLYFEDIAGGFTLTTRQLPQAFQILPLMVWRVYADGRPDELVRGVDIVGTPLAALTRIIAAGDKQQVFNGVCGAESGAVPVAAVAPALLFSEIEVQKRRQTQDRPPILPAPGAPVKKAGARDAAPTAPSAPGKGGRP from the coding sequence ATGAAGAAGTCCGCTTCGTTCGCCGCACTGGTGTTGTGTCTGTTTTGTCTGCCTTCGCAGTTTTCCGCGCGCGGTGCAGCCGCGCGCGTCGCGGCGGCCGTGGATTCGTCTGGCCCCGCTCCCGTCCTGCTCAACGTGATGGAGCAGGAGCTGAAGCGGGCGATGGGCGCGCTGTCGAAGGCCGACCCGGCGCCCTACTACCTGAGCTACGCCGCCACCGACAAGAACAACATCACCATCGTGGGCTCGCATGGCGCGCTGATGAGCACCACCGTGCGCCACACCCGCATGGTTGACGTTTCGGTGCGCGTGGCCGGGCCGGAGCTGGACAACACGCACGGCGAGAGCCGCGGCTCGGGCATTGCCAACGCGCTGCTGCCGCTGAACGACGATCCTGACGCCATCGCCCGCGTCCTCTGGCAGACCACCGACAAGGAATACAAGACCGCGGCCCGCGCTTACCTCCAGGTGAAGACCAACACCGCCGTGCGCGCGCAGGAAGAGGACACCTCGGCCGATTTCTCCAGGGAGCAGCCCGAGTCGCGCGTGGCCGCGGTCAGGCCGCCGCCGCGCATTGACGTGGGCGCCTGGGAGCAGAAGCTGCGCAAGTTCTCGGCGGTCTTCCGCGCGCATCCTGACGTGTACGGCTCGTCGGTCACGCTGGTGGTGGACGACACGGCGCGCTACTTCGTTTCCAGCGAAGGCAGCCGCATCGTGAGCCATCGTCCCAGCGCGCGGCTCATCGCGGTCGCCGAAACCCGCGCCAATGACGGCATGGAGCTGCTGCGCTCGGAGAACTTCGACGACGCCACCCTCGACCGCCTGCCCTCCGACGCCGAAGTGATGGCGCGCATCGAGAAGATGGCTGGCGACCTGGAGAAGCTGCGCGTGGCGCCGGTCGTGGAGCCCTACAACGGCCCGGCGCTGCTCTCGGGACGCGCCGCCGCCGTGTTCTTCCACGAAGTGCTCGGGCATCGCGTGGAGGGGCACCGCCAGCGCGGCATCCAGGAAGGCCAGACGTTCACGAAAAAACTTAACCAGCAGGTCCTGCCCGCATTTCTCAGCGTGGTTGACGATCCCACCGTGCAGCAGCTCAATGGCGTGGACCTGAGCGGCAGCTACGACTACGACGAAGAGGGCGTGCGCGCGCGCAAGGTCGAAGTGGTGCGCGACGGAGTGCTGAAGGACTTCCTGCTCTCGCGGCTGCCGATCCACGGCTTTGAAAACTCCAACGGCCACGGCCGCGGCGAAGCGGGCATGATGCCGGTGGGACGGCAGGGCAATCTGATCGTCAGCTCCACGCAAACGCTCTCCGATTCGCAACTGCGCGCCCGCTTCATCGAAGAGTTGAAGAAGCAGAACAAGCCCTACGGCCTCTACTTTGAGGACATCGCCGGCGGATTTACGCTGACCACGCGCCAGTTGCCGCAGGCCTTCCAGATCCTGCCGCTGATGGTGTGGCGCGTTTACGCCGACGGACGCCCTGACGAGCTGGTGCGCGGCGTGGACATTGTGGGCACGCCGCTGGCGGCGCTCACGCGCATCATCGCCGCCGGCGACAAGCAGCAGGTGTTTAATGGCGTGTGCGGCGCCGAATCCGGCGCCGTGCCGGTTGCGGCGGTGGCGCCGGCGCTGCTGTTCTCGGAAATCGAAGTGCAGAAGCGCCGCCAGACGCAGGACCGCCCGCCCATCCTGCCGGCGCCCGGCGCGCCGGTAAAGAAGGCCGGCGCAAGAGACGCCGCGCCCACAGCGCCGTCGGCGCCGGGGAAGGGAGGCCGGCCGTGA
- a CDS encoding metallopeptidase TldD-related protein: MTRACQAAIRGALLICLLSPAAPLLAQKATAKSADQKPPAAAPAPVPAADPVLEAMQAELARSRDQLQLEQMQRPYYIEYVVTDLDLYTAEAAFGAVRVEQRQRARLLRAVVRIGDYKQDSYFGAGQGSIDLMPIDGDVQALRHQLWLATDKAYKMAIEAFTRKQAALKQFESATTPSDDFSHEEPAFYEAPVQKLDFDAAKWRGLLESATALYRSDPDVQLLVAHAMFREQTRYLVNSEGTVLRRSEPLYAVNVQGETQAPDGMRLERSRSFVVGAAAELPSPEQYRAAAEQVVAQLAELRKAPLVDDEYHGPVLFSSDAAGNVFARLIAPSVAGRKPGPGTTSRTLGEYASSYKSRVLPDFISLVDDPTVSVFGGRTLLGSYQYDDEGVKARAVNVVQKGELVSYLLGRQPIRDFPSSNGHGRGPGMMAPMPHVGNLFVNVSTPQTFAAMRQKLIDICRDRGLPYGYYVKALGGAGLGLAPGILYRVWVNDGREELVRGAEFSQLDARALRNDLIAAGDDPKVDNHAEVVNYSVIAPSILMGELVIKPSAQAKDKLPQYPAPGTKVALQAPGTTSPGGAAQHP, translated from the coding sequence GTGACGCGCGCCTGCCAAGCCGCCATCCGCGGCGCGTTGCTGATCTGCCTGCTGTCGCCGGCCGCGCCGCTACTCGCTCAAAAAGCAACAGCAAAATCGGCCGACCAAAAACCGCCTGCCGCCGCGCCGGCCCCCGTGCCCGCCGCCGATCCGGTGCTCGAAGCCATGCAGGCGGAACTGGCGCGCTCCAGGGACCAGCTGCAGCTGGAGCAGATGCAGCGGCCGTACTACATCGAGTACGTCGTCACCGATCTGGACCTCTACACGGCCGAGGCCGCCTTCGGGGCGGTGCGCGTGGAGCAGCGCCAGCGCGCGCGCCTGCTGCGCGCGGTGGTCCGCATTGGCGACTACAAACAGGACAGCTACTTCGGCGCCGGCCAGGGCTCGATTGACCTCATGCCAATTGACGGCGACGTCCAGGCGCTGCGCCACCAGCTCTGGCTCGCCACCGACAAGGCGTACAAGATGGCCATCGAAGCCTTCACGCGCAAGCAGGCGGCGCTGAAGCAGTTTGAGAGCGCCACCACGCCGTCTGACGATTTCTCGCACGAGGAGCCGGCCTTCTACGAGGCGCCGGTGCAGAAGCTTGACTTCGACGCGGCGAAGTGGCGCGGGCTGCTCGAGTCGGCCACCGCGCTCTATCGCAGCGATCCTGACGTGCAGCTGCTTGTCGCCCACGCCATGTTCCGCGAGCAGACGCGCTACCTGGTGAACAGCGAAGGTACCGTGCTGCGGCGCTCCGAGCCGCTTTACGCCGTCAATGTGCAGGGCGAGACGCAGGCTCCTGACGGCATGCGCCTGGAACGCAGCCGCTCGTTCGTGGTGGGCGCGGCGGCTGAGCTGCCTTCGCCCGAGCAATATCGCGCGGCCGCCGAGCAGGTGGTCGCGCAGCTCGCCGAGCTGCGCAAGGCCCCGCTGGTTGACGACGAGTATCACGGGCCGGTGCTGTTCTCCAGCGACGCCGCCGGCAACGTCTTTGCGCGGCTCATCGCGCCCTCGGTCGCCGGACGCAAGCCCGGTCCCGGGACGACCTCGCGGACGCTCGGCGAATACGCCTCCAGCTACAAGTCGCGCGTGCTGCCCGACTTCATTTCGCTGGTGGATGACCCCACGGTTTCCGTTTTCGGTGGCCGCACCCTGCTGGGCAGCTATCAATACGACGACGAGGGGGTGAAAGCGCGCGCGGTCAACGTGGTCCAGAAGGGCGAGCTGGTCAGCTACCTGCTCGGCCGCCAGCCCATCCGCGATTTTCCCAGCTCCAATGGACACGGCCGCGGCCCGGGCATGATGGCGCCCATGCCGCACGTGGGGAACCTGTTCGTGAACGTTTCCACCCCGCAGACGTTCGCCGCCATGCGGCAAAAACTGATTGATATTTGCCGTGATCGTGGATTGCCTTATGGCTATTACGTGAAAGCGCTGGGCGGCGCCGGGCTGGGCCTGGCGCCCGGAATTCTCTACCGCGTGTGGGTGAACGACGGACGCGAGGAGCTGGTGCGCGGCGCCGAGTTCAGCCAGCTCGACGCCCGCGCGCTGCGCAACGACCTGATCGCCGCCGGCGACGATCCGAAAGTGGACAACCACGCCGAAGTGGTGAACTACTCAGTGATCGCGCCGTCCATCCTCATGGGCGAGCTGGTCATCAAGCCCAGCGCTCAGGCCAAAGACAAGCTGCCGCAGTATCCCGCCCCGGGAACCAAGGTCGCGCTCCAGGCGCCCGGGACGACATCGCCGGGCGGCGCGGCGCAGCACCCGTAA
- a CDS encoding L-histidine N(alpha)-methyltransferase: protein MTSSWQSADQDFPVRVMLTEAEIARDFAAAIEQRYLDEKFFYWLPLSVQAWVDLGSAPAYRNADRALQVLTANAARLADLWPDARVLCGVGCGDGSKDEALLRGFAHKGRRLRYVAADFSESLLEMACRRALAAGCGAEGVKFDVTSAAQLASLARIAAGNGGAIFAVLGNTLGAFDPTGFPARLQKVMRPGDRTIFDGEVFAGEETLRGYDHPVNRRFAFSPLAGLGLEEGRDGKLVFELSSARAGEGLHEVVKYFVPARDLRLNVAGRELGLKKGELLRMSGSVKYDETAFFRLIEDGGFRVELRAKSEDGKFLLAGARPEG, encoded by the coding sequence ATGACGTCTTCATGGCAATCTGCCGATCAGGACTTTCCGGTCCGCGTGATGCTCACCGAGGCCGAGATAGCGCGCGACTTTGCCGCCGCCATCGAGCAGCGGTATCTCGACGAGAAGTTCTTCTACTGGCTGCCGCTCTCGGTGCAGGCCTGGGTGGACCTGGGTTCGGCGCCGGCTTACCGCAACGCGGACCGCGCATTGCAGGTGCTCACGGCCAACGCCGCGCGGCTCGCGGACTTGTGGCCGGATGCCCGCGTTCTCTGCGGCGTGGGCTGCGGCGACGGCAGCAAAGATGAAGCCCTGCTCCGCGGATTCGCGCACAAAGGGCGCCGCTTGCGTTACGTCGCCGCCGACTTCAGCGAGTCGCTGCTGGAGATGGCGTGCCGCCGCGCGCTCGCTGCCGGATGCGGCGCCGAAGGGGTGAAGTTCGACGTCACCAGCGCCGCACAGCTCGCTTCCCTTGCCCGAATCGCCGCCGGCAATGGCGGCGCAATCTTTGCGGTGCTGGGCAACACGCTGGGCGCCTTCGATCCGACCGGCTTTCCGGCGCGGTTGCAGAAGGTAATGCGTCCCGGCGATAGAACGATCTTCGATGGCGAGGTTTTCGCGGGTGAAGAAACCCTGCGCGGCTACGACCATCCCGTGAACCGTCGCTTTGCCTTTTCGCCGCTCGCCGGGCTCGGGCTGGAAGAGGGACGCGACGGCAAGCTGGTGTTCGAGCTGAGCAGCGCGCGGGCCGGCGAAGGCTTGCACGAGGTGGTGAAGTACTTCGTGCCCGCGCGGGACTTGCGCCTGAACGTGGCCGGGCGGGAGCTGGGGCTGAAAAAGGGCGAGCTCCTGCGCATGTCGGGCTCAGTGAAATACGACGAAACGGCGTTTTTTCGGCTCATTGAAGATGGCGGGTTCAGAGTGGAGCTCCGCGCGAAGTCGGAGGACGGTAAATTTCTGCTGGCCGGCGCGAGGCCCGAAGGCTAG